From the Leucobacter tenebrionis genome, one window contains:
- a CDS encoding glycosyltransferase, producing the protein MRTRVTAILIAQRGGEWLDQTIAGIAEQTAQPAAVIAVNNGGSERVGEQLMNSGAARVVGLSSRVPFGQAVARGVQTVPVDPEIEDWIWLLSEDACPEPEALEHILSSVQRAPSVVVAGPKLVDWDHPERIIELGQSLTRYGSRWTLRRQELDQQQYDHMQDVLGVGPVGMLVRRDVWDELGGFDPALPIYDDGLDFCVRARLAGHRVEVAPASRVRFAQSGVAGPHIDRRRSLLRTAHRQARTAQLHRRISYAPAPVAFFEWLGLPIYAVLRVLWALIREQPGFMIGEFAAAFTVFFKPHAIIASRRRIRKHSTAGWPAIRQLRIDPKSVRTARMIDREAILASSGRQRRELHFISSGGLAVLAAAAVAAIALTWWAFPQTSLAGGGLAPLSPIDQLWWNTRPLGGVPADPFTWVLALLGTLTFWNPSHALVLLMIAAIPLTALGGWIWAAQLTESRAARVLLSLGFALSPVLLGSLDAGRLPTLVLTIVLPWLLLAATRCRESWSWAGTASLLAAVALAAAPILIPAAIVLLVVGLFTTLRGAARVLTTALMPAVLFAPKAVYALTNGRPLDLLRDPGVVAPFDAGTTWHLLLGFPEFGLEGWGGILEGIGLGGPPATLLVGVLMAPIALLALLGLFTGRVAVTLLNAVLGGLGMATAILAAQLHLAVTGDQSVAVWTGSGLAVYWIAVLSLAAVGATTLQRGAAPVVAVGLTAALIAVVPVAGNLLLNRVPFVPASAQMPALVQAAGESDPGVRTLVLTPEAAHSVRAELVTGSGLRLDRIRSALGSPHETAEDQRLAALVGGLASVGGPDIREDLQAEGIGFVLLVEGGSDLERAELQRVFDQHASLASAGLTEQGLLWRVVDPETITEPEGDAATRVGGTSLTGQTIWGIQLVVLLGVLLLALPTGEVTYRPERRKRPNRRAAKKARARVASGAVAGAATVPSQELVADAPEDQTDAPEDTEAPEDTDTPEAQDAAEAAIVDAAPVAEDPETGPEPELADGGPVVEPTGDDPDSGAAIEDPDPETAGDDPDPEAASETPDAPENPDAPDESTRAEHPENGGER; encoded by the coding sequence ATGCGTACGAGAGTAACCGCCATCCTGATCGCCCAGCGGGGCGGGGAGTGGCTCGACCAGACCATCGCCGGCATCGCCGAGCAGACCGCCCAGCCCGCCGCTGTGATCGCGGTGAACAACGGCGGTTCCGAGCGCGTCGGCGAGCAGCTCATGAACAGCGGTGCTGCGCGCGTCGTGGGGCTCTCCTCCCGTGTCCCGTTCGGTCAGGCCGTCGCCCGCGGGGTGCAGACCGTGCCGGTCGATCCGGAGATCGAGGATTGGATCTGGCTGCTCAGCGAGGACGCCTGCCCCGAGCCCGAAGCGCTCGAGCACATCCTCAGCAGTGTGCAGCGCGCCCCGTCGGTGGTGGTCGCCGGCCCGAAGCTGGTCGACTGGGATCACCCGGAGCGCATCATCGAGCTCGGCCAGAGCCTCACCCGCTACGGCTCGCGGTGGACGCTGCGCCGGCAGGAGCTCGATCAGCAGCAGTACGACCACATGCAGGACGTGCTGGGTGTGGGCCCCGTCGGAATGCTCGTGCGTCGCGACGTCTGGGACGAGCTCGGAGGCTTCGATCCCGCCCTGCCGATCTACGACGACGGCCTCGACTTCTGCGTGCGCGCCCGGCTGGCCGGGCACCGGGTCGAGGTCGCCCCCGCCTCACGGGTGCGCTTCGCCCAGAGCGGCGTCGCGGGCCCCCACATCGACCGCCGTCGCTCCCTACTGCGCACCGCGCACCGGCAGGCGCGCACCGCGCAGCTGCATCGGCGGATCTCGTACGCGCCGGCCCCCGTCGCCTTCTTCGAGTGGCTCGGGCTGCCGATCTACGCCGTGCTGCGAGTGCTCTGGGCGCTGATCCGCGAGCAACCGGGATTCATGATCGGCGAGTTCGCGGCGGCCTTCACGGTGTTCTTCAAGCCTCACGCGATCATCGCCTCCCGACGGCGGATCCGCAAGCACTCCACGGCGGGATGGCCCGCGATCCGGCAGCTGCGCATCGACCCGAAGAGCGTGCGCACGGCCCGCATGATCGATCGCGAGGCGATCCTCGCGTCATCGGGACGGCAGCGGAGGGAGCTGCACTTCATCTCGAGCGGAGGCCTCGCGGTGCTGGCCGCGGCGGCCGTGGCGGCGATCGCGCTCACCTGGTGGGCGTTCCCGCAGACGAGTCTCGCGGGCGGCGGGCTCGCCCCGCTGAGCCCCATCGACCAGCTGTGGTGGAATACCCGCCCGCTCGGCGGGGTGCCCGCCGACCCGTTCACCTGGGTGCTGGCGCTGCTCGGCACGCTGACGTTCTGGAATCCCTCGCACGCGCTCGTGCTGCTCATGATCGCGGCGATCCCGCTCACGGCGCTCGGGGGCTGGATCTGGGCGGCGCAGCTCACCGAGTCGCGCGCTGCCCGCGTGCTGCTGAGCCTCGGCTTCGCCCTGAGCCCGGTGCTGCTGGGATCCCTCGACGCCGGGCGGCTGCCGACGCTGGTGCTCACGATCGTGCTGCCCTGGCTGCTGCTCGCGGCGACCCGCTGCCGCGAGTCGTGGAGCTGGGCGGGCACGGCGTCGCTGCTCGCGGCCGTGGCGCTCGCGGCCGCGCCGATCCTGATCCCCGCCGCGATCGTGCTGCTGGTGGTGGGCCTCTTCACCACGCTCAGGGGGGCTGCGCGCGTGCTCACCACGGCGCTCATGCCGGCGGTGCTGTTCGCGCCGAAGGCCGTCTACGCCCTCACGAACGGCCGGCCGCTCGACCTGCTGCGCGACCCGGGTGTGGTCGCACCGTTCGATGCGGGAACGACCTGGCACCTGCTGCTCGGCTTCCCCGAGTTCGGCCTCGAGGGCTGGGGCGGCATTCTCGAGGGGATCGGCCTCGGCGGCCCGCCGGCGACACTGCTGGTGGGCGTGCTCATGGCCCCGATCGCGCTGCTGGCCCTGCTCGGACTCTTCACCGGGCGGGTGGCCGTCACGCTGCTGAACGCGGTGCTCGGCGGGCTCGGCATGGCCACCGCGATCCTCGCCGCGCAGCTCCACCTCGCGGTGACCGGGGATCAGAGCGTCGCGGTGTGGACCGGGTCAGGTCTCGCGGTGTACTGGATCGCGGTGCTGAGCCTCGCGGCGGTGGGAGCGACCACGCTGCAGCGCGGCGCGGCCCCCGTGGTCGCGGTGGGCCTCACCGCGGCGCTGATCGCGGTCGTTCCGGTCGCAGGAAACCTGCTGCTCAATCGTGTGCCGTTCGTTCCAGCCAGCGCGCAGATGCCGGCACTCGTGCAGGCCGCGGGCGAGAGCGACCCCGGCGTCCGCACGCTCGTGCTCACGCCCGAGGCCGCGCACAGCGTGCGGGCCGAACTGGTGACGGGCAGCGGACTGCGTCTGGATCGCATTCGCTCGGCGCTCGGCTCGCCCCACGAGACGGCGGAGGACCAGCGCCTCGCCGCCCTGGTCGGCGGCCTCGCGAGCGTCGGCGGCCCGGATATCCGCGAGGACCTGCAGGCCGAGGGGATCGGCTTCGTGCTGCTCGTCGAGGGCGGCAGCGATCTCGAACGCGCGGAGCTGCAGCGCGTGTTCGATCAGCACGCGTCCCTGGCGAGCGCGGGGCTCACGGAGCAGGGGCTGCTGTGGCGAGTCGTCGATCCCGAGACGATCACGGAGCCCGAGGGCGATGCGGCGACCCGGGTCGGCGGCACCTCGCTGACGGGTCAGACGATCTGGGGGATCCAGCTGGTCGTGCTGCTCGGCGTGCTGCTGCTCGCGCTGCCGACCGGCGAGGTGACCTACCGGCCCGAGCGGAGGAAGCGGCCGAACCGTCGGGCCGCGAAGAAGGCGCGTGCCAGGGTCGCATCGGGTGCGGTCGCGGGTGCAGCCACGGTCCCGTCACAGGAACTCGTCGCGGACGCGCCGGAGGACCAGACGGACGCGCCGGAGGATACGGAGGCGCCGGAAGATACGGACACGCCGGAAGCGCAGGATGCGGCGGAGGCGGCGATCGTCGATGCCGCGCCCGTCGCGGAGGATCCGGAGACCGGACCGGAGCCCGAGCTCGCCGACGGCGGGCCAGTCGTGGAGCCGACCGGCGACGATCCTGACTCCGGGGCTGCGATCGAGGATCCCGATCCCGAGACCGCCGGCGACGATCCTGATCCCGAGGCCGCGAGCGAAACCCCGGACGCTCCCGAGAACCCCGACGCTCCCGACGAGAGCACCCGGGCCGAGCACCCCGAGAACGGAGGCGAGCGATGA
- a CDS encoding WhiB family transcriptional regulator, protein MLAWQADALCAQTDPEAFFPEKGGSTREAKRICESCEVRSECLEYALENDERFGIWGGLSERERRRLRREAG, encoded by the coding sequence ATGCTCGCGTGGCAGGCGGATGCGCTGTGCGCGCAGACGGACCCCGAGGCATTCTTCCCGGAGAAGGGCGGATCGACCCGCGAGGCGAAGCGCATCTGCGAGAGCTGCGAGGTCCGATCCGAGTGCCTCGAGTACGCGCTCGAGAACGATGAGCGCTTCGGCATTTGGGGCGGTCTCTCCGAGCGCGAGCGTCGTCGGCTGCGCCGCGAGGCCGGCTGA
- the truB gene encoding tRNA pseudouridine(55) synthase TruB: MTKDPLNAPAQLPPQGAILLIDKAEGWTSHDVVAKSRRALGTRKVGHAGTLDPMATGLLVLGAGPATRLLTHLVGLDKTYTATIRLGIATVTDDREGDTLEVADPAAVAELAADPARIAAAVAELTGDIEQAPSAVSAIKVDGRRAYDRVRAGEQVELKKRPVTIHAFEIGDPTPGVAEEGAHPVIDIEATVRCSSGTYIRALARDLGAALGVGGHLTALRRTDVGPFGVAGAISTEALVEGRIGALAEPAEVATALFPELRLTEAQAVDLGHGKRVEVDPATNPDARLAAAVAPDGRLVGLVEVKKGRTRVVTNFPTPDSAAGEGAA; encoded by the coding sequence GTGACGAAGGATCCCCTGAACGCGCCCGCACAGCTCCCGCCGCAGGGAGCGATCCTGTTGATCGACAAAGCGGAGGGCTGGACCAGCCACGACGTCGTCGCGAAGAGCCGCCGCGCCCTCGGCACCCGCAAGGTGGGGCACGCCGGAACGCTCGACCCGATGGCGACCGGGCTGCTCGTGCTCGGCGCCGGCCCCGCGACCCGTCTGCTCACCCACCTGGTCGGGCTTGACAAGACATACACCGCGACGATCCGCCTCGGTATCGCCACGGTCACGGACGATCGCGAGGGCGACACGCTCGAGGTCGCGGACCCGGCCGCGGTCGCGGAGCTCGCGGCGGATCCCGCGCGGATCGCGGCCGCGGTCGCCGAGCTCACGGGCGACATCGAGCAGGCTCCGAGCGCGGTGAGCGCCATCAAGGTCGACGGGCGCCGCGCCTACGATCGGGTGCGCGCGGGCGAGCAGGTCGAGCTGAAGAAGCGGCCGGTGACGATCCACGCCTTCGAGATCGGCGACCCGACGCCCGGGGTCGCGGAGGAGGGGGCTCATCCGGTGATCGATATCGAGGCGACGGTGCGCTGCTCGTCGGGTACCTACATCCGCGCGCTCGCCCGCGACCTGGGTGCGGCGCTGGGGGTGGGGGGTCACCTCACGGCGCTGCGTCGAACGGACGTCGGTCCCTTCGGTGTCGCGGGCGCCATTTCGACGGAGGCGCTCGTGGAGGGCAGGATCGGCGCGCTCGCCGAACCGGCCGAGGTCGCGACGGCGCTGTTCCCCGAGCTGCGGCTCACGGAGGCGCAGGCGGTCGATCTGGGGCACGGCAAGCGCGTCGAGGTGGATCCGGCGACGAACCCCGATGCGAGGCTCGCGGCGGCCGTGGCCCCGGACGGGCGGCTCGTCGGCCTCGTCGAGGTGAAGAAGGGACGCACCCGCGTGGTGACGAACTTCCCGACCCCGGACAGCGCGGCGGGGGAGGGGGCGGCATGA
- a CDS encoding HhH-GPD family protein, with protein sequence MDTTAIARELNAWYQREARALPWRADDATPWAILVSEFMLQQTQVDRVLPRWTAWIERWPAPSALAAEEPGEAVRAWDRLGYPRRALWLHRAAVEIASRHGDRVPSDVEHLLALTGIGPYTARAVAAFAFGERHPVVDTNTRRVIARLVHGQAAAGMPSPRDLEDMAALLPEEPREAAVFNAAAMELGAVVCTARAPRCDACPIARWCEWRGAGYPDNAPSKRPKQAKFEGSDRQVRGRIMALLRGAQTPVSAEEALAAAAAGGVRDPEQPRRAYDSLIADGLLVESDGQVRLP encoded by the coding sequence GTGGACACGACAGCGATCGCCCGGGAACTCAACGCCTGGTACCAGCGCGAAGCCCGGGCTCTGCCCTGGCGCGCGGACGATGCGACGCCGTGGGCGATCCTCGTCTCCGAGTTCATGCTGCAGCAGACCCAGGTCGATCGTGTGCTCCCCCGGTGGACCGCCTGGATCGAGCGCTGGCCGGCGCCGTCCGCCCTCGCGGCCGAGGAGCCCGGGGAGGCTGTGCGCGCGTGGGATCGCCTCGGGTACCCGCGCCGCGCCCTCTGGCTGCATCGCGCGGCCGTCGAGATCGCCTCCCGGCACGGGGACCGCGTGCCCTCCGATGTCGAGCACCTGCTCGCCCTCACCGGCATCGGCCCCTACACGGCGCGCGCGGTCGCGGCCTTCGCGTTCGGCGAGCGGCACCCCGTCGTCGACACCAATACCCGCCGCGTCATCGCGCGCCTGGTGCACGGGCAGGCCGCGGCAGGAATGCCCTCCCCGCGCGACCTCGAGGACATGGCGGCACTGCTGCCCGAGGAGCCTCGCGAGGCCGCAGTGTTCAACGCCGCGGCGATGGAGCTGGGCGCGGTCGTCTGCACCGCCCGAGCGCCCCGCTGCGACGCCTGCCCGATCGCGCGTTGGTGCGAGTGGCGCGGGGCGGGCTATCCCGACAATGCCCCTTCGAAGCGGCCGAAGCAGGCGAAGTTCGAGGGCAGCGACCGGCAGGTGCGGGGGCGGATCATGGCGTTGCTGCGCGGCGCCCAGACGCCGGTTTCAGCGGAGGAGGCGCTCGCGGCCGCGGCCGCGGGCGGGGTGCGCGATCCCGAGCAGCCGCGCCGCGCCTACGACTCGCTCATCGCGGACGGGCTTCTCGTGGAGAGCGACGGGCAGGTGCGGCTGCCGTAG
- the rbfA gene encoding 30S ribosome-binding factor RbfA, translating into MSNPRAGKVAERIQQIIARRLEKGLRDPRLGFVTITDVRVTGDLQHASIFYTVYGDEQEQADSAAALKAATGMLRTEVGKQLGTRLTPTLEFIHDELPESAQHLNDLLAEARRRDEESAAQAASAQYAGEADPYVKPREDDEDR; encoded by the coding sequence ATGAGCAATCCGAGGGCCGGCAAGGTGGCAGAGCGCATCCAGCAGATCATCGCGCGCAGGCTGGAGAAGGGGCTGCGGGATCCGCGCCTGGGTTTCGTGACCATCACCGATGTGCGCGTGACCGGCGATCTGCAGCACGCGAGTATCTTCTACACCGTGTACGGAGACGAGCAGGAGCAGGCCGACTCCGCGGCGGCGCTGAAGGCCGCAACCGGCATGCTGCGCACCGAGGTCGGCAAGCAGCTGGGCACCCGGCTCACCCCGACGCTGGAGTTCATCCACGACGAGCTTCCCGAGAGCGCGCAGCACCTCAACGATCTGCTCGCCGAGGCGAGGCGTCGCGATGAGGAGTCGGCGGCGCAGGCTGCGAGCGCGCAGTACGCGGGCGAGGCGGATCCGTACGTGAAGCCCCGCGAGGACGACGAGGATCGCTGA
- a CDS encoding helix-turn-helix transcriptional regulator has translation MSRRNDDDQRLRDLVLLRRVRDRIDRDYAHPLDVESLARGVGFSAGHLSREFKATYGESPYSYLMTRRIERAMTLLRRGDLSVTEVCFAVGYGSLGTFTTRFTELVGMSPGRYRREGCGPLTGLPGIITMRATKPVRNREVSGHGDE, from the coding sequence GTGAGCAGAAGAAACGACGACGACCAGCGGCTGCGCGACCTCGTACTGCTCCGAAGGGTCCGCGATCGCATCGACCGCGACTACGCGCATCCGCTCGATGTCGAGTCGCTCGCTCGCGGCGTCGGCTTCTCCGCCGGCCACCTCAGCCGCGAGTTCAAGGCGACATACGGAGAGTCACCGTACAGCTACCTCATGACCCGGCGCATCGAGCGCGCCATGACGCTGCTGCGGCGCGGCGACCTCAGCGTCACCGAGGTGTGCTTCGCGGTCGGCTACGGGTCCCTCGGCACCTTCACCACGCGCTTCACCGAGCTCGTGGGTATGTCCCCCGGGCGCTACCGGAGAGAGGGATGCGGGCCCCTCACCGGGCTCCCCGGCATCATCACGATGCGCGCGACGAAACCGGTCAGGAATCGAGAAGTTTCCGGCCACGGCGACGAGTAG
- a CDS encoding VOC family protein has protein sequence MKINIHVTFLPHTDPEASLAFYRDVLGFEVRNDVGYEDMRWITVGPANQPDTSIVLTPPAIDPGLTDDERRVVRELVAKGAYASVVFATDELQQLFEKVEASGVDVLQEPMDQDWGARDFAFRDPAGNTVRVQQLG, from the coding sequence ATGAAGATCAACATTCACGTCACGTTCCTGCCCCACACCGACCCCGAAGCGTCTCTCGCCTTCTACCGCGATGTGCTCGGATTCGAGGTCCGCAACGATGTCGGATACGAGGATATGCGCTGGATCACGGTCGGTCCGGCGAATCAGCCCGACACCTCCATCGTGCTCACTCCGCCGGCCATCGACCCGGGCCTCACCGACGACGAGCGCCGGGTCGTACGCGAGCTCGTCGCCAAGGGCGCCTACGCCTCAGTCGTGTTCGCCACCGACGAGCTGCAGCAGCTCTTCGAGAAGGTCGAGGCCTCGGGCGTCGACGTGCTGCAGGAGCCCATGGACCAGGACTGGGGCGCGCGGGACTTCGCCTTCCGCGATCCGGCGGGCAACACCGTCCGTGTGCAGCAGCTCGGCTGA
- the infB gene encoding translation initiation factor IF-2, protein MANPRVHEIATEIGVDSKVVLAKLKEMGEFVKAPSSAIAPPVARKVKAALEAEGVTKSDAEGSSAAPKPAAKKSSAPKPGPKPAPKAAPEPQAPAAEKKPAAPKPDAAPKPGSAGAPKPGSAPKPGAKPAAAPKPGAKPGAPKPAGPRPGNNPFASSQGMGIPRPPRPGNNPFAPNQGMNRGGGNRPNPGNIPRPAPRPQGAGAGRPGGAGRPGGGRPGGGGNRPGGGTGPGAGFGGPRPGGGFAGRGRGGRGAGTAGAFGRGGSKSKARKSKRAKRQEFEMRQAPSIGGVQVPRGDGNTPIRLRRGASLSDFADKIDTSASNLVTILFHLGEMATATESLDEATFEILGDELGYKIQIVSPEDEDRELLEGFDIDIDAELEEEGDDVLQPRPPVVTVMGHVDHGKTRLLDAIRKADVGGGEAGGITQHIGAYQVHTEHEGVDRALTFIDTPGHEAFTAMRARGAQVTDIAILVVAADDGIMPQTIEALNHAQSANVPIVVAVNKIDKEGANPEKVRQQLTEFGLVSEEWGGDVMFVDVSAKNNVGITELLDAVLLTADAGLDLRANPDKDARGVAIEAKLDKGRGSVATVLIQSGTLRVGDAIVAGTAYGRVRAMSDENGDAVLEALPSRPVQVQGLSSVPRAGDNFIVTSEDRTARQIAEKREAAERNAQLAKARKRISLEDFTKALEDGKVESLNLIIKGDVSGAVEALEESLMKIEVDESVQLRILHRGVGAITESDVDLATIDNAIVLGFNVRPDVKARERAAREGIDIRFYNVIYNALEDIENSLKGLLKPEYEEVQSGVAEIREVFRSSKFGNIAGVIVRSGTITRNAKARVIREGVVIADGLAIESLRRFKDDVTEVRTDFEAGVGLGKFNDIQVGDEIETTEMVEKPRG, encoded by the coding sequence GTGGCAAACCCACGCGTACACGAGATCGCTACTGAGATCGGTGTCGATAGCAAGGTCGTTCTGGCCAAGCTGAAAGAAATGGGCGAGTTCGTCAAGGCGCCCTCGTCCGCTATCGCGCCCCCGGTGGCGCGAAAGGTCAAGGCCGCCCTCGAGGCGGAAGGCGTGACCAAGTCGGACGCCGAAGGCTCGTCCGCGGCTCCGAAGCCCGCGGCGAAGAAGTCGTCCGCGCCGAAGCCCGGCCCGAAGCCGGCTCCCAAGGCTGCCCCTGAGCCCCAGGCTCCCGCGGCCGAGAAGAAGCCTGCCGCGCCCAAGCCCGACGCGGCCCCGAAGCCCGGCTCCGCCGGGGCTCCCAAGCCCGGAAGCGCGCCGAAGCCCGGTGCGAAGCCTGCGGCCGCGCCCAAGCCGGGTGCGAAGCCCGGTGCTCCCAAGCCCGCCGGCCCGCGTCCCGGCAACAACCCGTTCGCCTCGAGCCAGGGCATGGGGATCCCCCGCCCTCCGCGCCCGGGCAACAACCCCTTCGCTCCCAACCAGGGCATGAACCGCGGTGGCGGCAATCGTCCCAACCCCGGCAACATCCCGCGCCCCGCTCCGCGCCCCCAGGGTGCAGGCGCCGGTCGTCCCGGTGGTGCCGGTCGTCCGGGCGGTGGTCGTCCGGGCGGCGGCGGTAACCGTCCCGGCGGCGGCACCGGTCCGGGTGCAGGCTTCGGCGGGCCCCGTCCCGGCGGCGGTTTCGCGGGTCGCGGTCGCGGCGGTCGCGGTGCCGGTACCGCCGGCGCGTTCGGTCGCGGCGGCTCGAAGAGCAAGGCCCGCAAGTCGAAGCGGGCGAAGCGGCAAGAGTTCGAGATGCGGCAGGCGCCGTCGATCGGCGGCGTGCAGGTTCCCCGCGGCGACGGCAACACGCCGATCCGCCTGCGTCGCGGCGCATCGCTCTCGGACTTCGCCGACAAGATCGATACGAGCGCATCGAACCTCGTGACGATCCTCTTCCACCTCGGTGAGATGGCGACCGCGACTGAGTCGCTCGACGAGGCGACCTTCGAGATCCTCGGCGACGAACTGGGTTACAAGATCCAGATCGTCTCGCCCGAGGACGAGGATCGCGAACTGCTCGAGGGCTTCGACATCGATATCGATGCCGAGCTCGAGGAGGAGGGCGACGACGTCCTGCAGCCGCGACCCCCCGTGGTCACGGTCATGGGTCACGTCGATCACGGTAAGACCCGACTGCTCGACGCGATCCGCAAGGCGGACGTGGGCGGCGGCGAGGCCGGCGGCATCACGCAGCACATCGGCGCCTACCAGGTCCACACCGAGCACGAGGGCGTCGATCGCGCGCTCACCTTCATCGATACGCCGGGTCACGAGGCGTTCACCGCCATGCGTGCCCGTGGTGCGCAGGTGACCGACATCGCGATCCTCGTGGTCGCGGCCGACGACGGCATCATGCCCCAGACGATCGAGGCGCTGAACCACGCGCAGTCGGCGAACGTGCCGATCGTGGTCGCGGTCAACAAGATCGACAAGGAGGGCGCGAACCCCGAGAAGGTGCGCCAGCAGCTCACCGAGTTCGGCCTGGTCTCCGAGGAGTGGGGCGGCGACGTCATGTTCGTCGACGTCTCGGCGAAGAACAACGTCGGCATCACCGAACTGCTCGACGCCGTGCTGCTCACGGCGGACGCCGGCCTCGACCTGCGCGCGAACCCCGATAAGGACGCGCGCGGCGTGGCCATCGAGGCGAAGCTCGACAAGGGCCGCGGCTCGGTCGCGACCGTGCTCATCCAGTCGGGTACGCTGCGCGTCGGCGACGCGATCGTGGCGGGTACCGCCTACGGCCGCGTGCGCGCGATGAGCGACGAGAACGGCGACGCGGTGCTCGAGGCGCTGCCCTCGCGCCCCGTGCAGGTGCAGGGTCTGTCGAGCGTGCCCCGGGCCGGTGACAACTTCATCGTCACCTCCGAGGATCGCACGGCACGTCAGATCGCCGAGAAGCGCGAGGCTGCGGAGCGCAATGCTCAGCTCGCCAAGGCCCGCAAGCGCATCAGCCTCGAGGACTTCACGAAGGCTCTCGAGGACGGCAAGGTCGAGTCGCTCAACCTCATCATCAAGGGCGACGTGTCGGGTGCCGTCGAGGCGCTCGAGGAGTCGCTCATGAAGATCGAGGTCGACGAGTCGGTGCAGCTGCGCATTCTGCACCGCGGCGTCGGCGCGATCACCGAGTCCGACGTCGACCTGGCCACGATCGACAACGCGATCGTGCTGGGCTTCAACGTCCGCCCGGATGTCAAGGCTCGCGAGCGCGCAGCGCGCGAGGGCATCGATATCCGCTTCTACAACGTCATCTACAACGCGCTCGAGGACATCGAGAACTCGCTCAAGGGCCTGCTCAAGCCCGAGTACGAGGAGGTCCAGTCGGGTGTCGCCGAGATCCGCGAGGTGTTCCGCTCCTCGAAGTTCGGCAACATCGCGGGTGTCATCGTGCGCAGCGGTACGATCACGCGCAACGCCAAGGCGCGTGTGATCCGCGAGGGCGTCGTGATCGCCGATGGCCTGGCCATCGAGTCGCTGCGTCGTTTCAAGGACGACGTCACCGAGGTCAGGACGGACTTCGAGGCCGGTGTCGGCCTCGGCAAGTTCAACGACATCCAGGTCGGTGACGAGATCGAGACCACCGAGATGGTGGAGAAGCCGCGGGGCTGA
- a CDS encoding YlxR family protein — MDSVRTCVACRKRASRAELLRVVLHDGRLIVDDRAVLPGRGAWVHPTVQCLNQAVSRGAFPRALKVSGKPDASPLENRLKTLMDN, encoded by the coding sequence ATGGATTCGGTTCGGACCTGTGTCGCGTGTCGCAAGCGTGCGTCGCGCGCGGAACTGCTGCGAGTGGTGCTGCACGATGGACGACTGATTGTCGATGATCGAGCGGTGCTCCCCGGGCGGGGAGCCTGGGTGCATCCCACGGTGCAGTGTCTGAATCAAGCGGTGTCGCGCGGAGCTTTTCCGCGTGCGCTGAAGGTGTCGGGGAAGCCCGATGCCAGTCCCTTAGAGAACAGGCTGAAAACACTCATGGACAACTAA
- the nusA gene encoding transcription termination factor NusA — MKIELVTLRQIEREKEIPFDELVEIIEQAIQSAYLRHAENQNMSVPKEDEVRVTLDRKSGEISVLVPEVDDEGQVIGEAFVTTDEFGRVASSAAKQVINQRLRDLSDDAVLGAFKDKEGQIVSGVVQQGPNPRMVHVDLGELEAILPPEEQVPGEKYPHGARIRVYVTSVSKGLKGPQVIVSRTHPGLVRKLFEREVPELAEGIVEIVSLAREAGHRTKVAVRAKQPGINAKGTCIGEMGSRVRAVMSELGEEKIDIVDYSSQLPAFVANALSPAKVTDVFMLNESLKQVRALVPDFQLSLAIGKEGQNARLAAKLTGAKIDIQPDSIMND; from the coding sequence GTGAAGATCGAACTCGTCACGCTGCGACAGATCGAGCGTGAGAAGGAGATCCCCTTCGACGAGCTCGTGGAGATCATCGAGCAGGCGATCCAGTCCGCCTATCTGCGTCATGCCGAGAATCAGAACATGTCGGTGCCGAAGGAAGACGAGGTGCGGGTCACGCTCGACCGCAAGAGCGGCGAGATCTCGGTGCTCGTTCCCGAGGTCGACGACGAGGGCCAGGTGATCGGAGAGGCCTTCGTCACCACCGACGAGTTCGGCCGCGTCGCATCGAGCGCCGCCAAGCAGGTCATCAACCAGCGGCTGCGCGACCTCAGCGACGATGCCGTCCTGGGGGCCTTCAAGGACAAGGAGGGACAGATCGTCTCCGGTGTCGTGCAGCAGGGGCCCAACCCCCGCATGGTGCACGTCGACCTGGGCGAGCTCGAGGCGATCCTGCCCCCCGAGGAGCAGGTGCCCGGTGAGAAGTACCCTCACGGAGCGCGGATCCGTGTGTACGTGACGAGCGTGTCGAAGGGGCTGAAGGGGCCTCAGGTGATCGTGTCTCGCACTCACCCGGGTCTCGTGCGCAAGCTGTTCGAACGGGAGGTTCCCGAGCTCGCCGAGGGCATCGTCGAGATCGTGTCCCTCGCCCGCGAGGCGGGGCACCGTACGAAGGTCGCGGTCCGCGCGAAGCAGCCCGGTATCAACGCGAAGGGCACCTGCATCGGTGAGATGGGCAGTCGAGTGCGCGCCGTGATGAGCGAGCTGGGCGAGGAGAAGATCGACATCGTCGACTACTCGTCGCAGCTTCCGGCGTTCGTCGCGAACGCGCTCTCGCCGGCGAAGGTCACCGACGTGTTCATGCTGAACGAGTCGCTGAAGCAGGTGCGCGCTCTGGTGCCCGACTTCCAGCTCTCCCTCGCGATCGGCAAGGAGGGTCAGAACGCCCGCCTCGCTGCGAAGCTGACGGGCGCGAAGATCGATATCCAGCCGGACTCGATCATGAACGACTGA